One region of Streptomyces sp. CG4 genomic DNA includes:
- the gltX gene encoding glutamate--tRNA ligase, with amino-acid sequence MSSVASAPVRVRFCPSPTGNPHVGLVRTALFNWAFARHHQGTLVFRIEDTDAARDSEESYNQLLDAMRWLGFDWDEGPEVGGPHAPYRQSQRMDLYKDVAQKLLDAGHAYHCYCSQEELDSRREAARAAGKPSGYDGHCRDLGAEQVAEYQAQGRTPIVRFRMPDETITFTDLVRGELTFTPENVPDYGIVRANGAPLYTLVNPVDDALMEITHVLRGEDLLSSTPRQIALYKALTELGIAQQTPAFGHLPYVMGEGNKKLSKRDPQSSLNLYREQGFLPEGLLNYLSLLGWSLSADQDIFTIDEMVAAFDISDVNPNPARFDLKKCEAINGDHIRMLDVKEFTERCRPWLKAPFAPWAPEDFDEAKWEAIAPHAQTRLKVLSEITDNVDFLFLAEPVFDEASWTKAMKEGSDALLRTAREKLESADWTSPESLKEAVLAAGEAHGLKLGKAQAPVRVAVTGRTVGLPLFESLEVLGKEQTLARIDAALTKLSA; translated from the coding sequence TTGTCAAGCGTGGCTAGCGCACCCGTCCGCGTACGTTTCTGTCCGTCGCCCACCGGTAACCCCCACGTGGGTCTGGTCCGCACCGCCCTGTTCAACTGGGCGTTCGCCCGGCACCACCAGGGCACCCTGGTCTTCCGCATCGAGGACACCGACGCGGCCCGCGACTCCGAGGAGTCGTACAACCAGCTGCTCGACGCGATGCGCTGGCTCGGCTTCGACTGGGACGAGGGCCCCGAGGTCGGCGGCCCGCACGCGCCGTACCGGCAGTCGCAGCGCATGGACCTCTACAAGGACGTCGCGCAGAAGCTGCTGGACGCCGGCCACGCCTACCACTGCTACTGCTCCCAGGAGGAGCTGGACTCCCGCCGTGAGGCCGCCCGCGCTGCCGGCAAGCCCTCCGGCTACGACGGCCACTGCCGTGACCTGGGCGCCGAGCAGGTCGCGGAGTACCAGGCCCAGGGCCGCACCCCGATCGTCCGCTTCCGGATGCCGGACGAGACGATCACCTTCACCGACCTGGTCCGCGGCGAGCTGACCTTCACGCCCGAGAACGTGCCGGACTACGGCATCGTCCGCGCGAACGGCGCCCCGCTGTACACGCTGGTCAACCCGGTCGACGACGCCCTGATGGAGATCACCCACGTCCTGCGCGGCGAGGACCTGCTCTCCTCCACCCCGCGCCAGATCGCCCTGTACAAGGCGCTGACCGAGCTGGGCATCGCCCAGCAGACCCCGGCCTTCGGCCACCTGCCGTACGTCATGGGCGAGGGCAACAAGAAGCTCTCCAAGCGTGACCCGCAGTCCTCGCTGAACCTCTACCGCGAGCAGGGCTTCCTGCCCGAGGGTCTGCTCAACTACCTGTCCCTGCTGGGCTGGTCGCTCTCCGCCGACCAGGACATCTTCACGATCGACGAGATGGTCGCCGCCTTCGACATCTCCGACGTGAACCCCAACCCGGCGCGCTTCGACCTGAAGAAGTGCGAGGCGATCAACGGCGACCACATCCGCATGCTGGATGTGAAGGAGTTCACCGAGCGCTGCCGCCCGTGGCTGAAGGCCCCGTTCGCCCCCTGGGCACCGGAGGACTTCGACGAGGCGAAGTGGGAGGCGATCGCCCCGCACGCCCAGACCCGCCTCAAGGTCCTCTCCGAGATCACCGACAACGTCGACTTCCTGTTCCTCGCCGAGCCGGTCTTCGACGAGGCCTCGTGGACGAAGGCGATGAAGGAAGGCAGCGACGCCCTGCTCCGCACGGCCCGCGAGAAGCTGGAGTCTGCGGACTGGACGTCTCCCGAGTCCCTCAAGGAGGCCGTCCTGGCCGCCGGCGAGGCCCACGGCCTCAAGCTCGGCAAGGCCCAGGCCCCGGTCCGCGTCGCCGTCACCGGCCGCACCGTCGGCCTGCCGCTCTTCGAGTCCCTGGAAGTCCTGGGCAAGGAGCAGACGCTGGCGCGGATCGACGCGGCGCTGACCAAGCTGAGCGCATAG
- a CDS encoding fumarylacetoacetate hydrolase family protein yields the protein MRIARFSIDGNVAFGVVEGDKQDELVLDIVKGIPYGADFEVSGVKVPLSKVKLLPPVIGHKIVAFGRNYADHAKELGNEVPEAPFAFFKPATSMIASGAEIQYPPFSEEVHYEAELAVVIGRMCREVPRERVKDVIFGYTCANDVTARDVQKREKQWARAKGFDTSCPLGPWVETDLDLERANDLTIQCTVNGQQRQLSRTSEMIHPIEDLVVNISEAMTLLPGDVILTGTPAGVGPLNVGDEVAVTIEGIGTLTNKVVKRG from the coding sequence GTGCGCATCGCCAGGTTCTCCATCGACGGGAACGTAGCCTTCGGCGTGGTCGAGGGCGACAAGCAGGACGAACTCGTCCTCGACATCGTCAAGGGCATTCCCTACGGCGCCGACTTCGAGGTCAGCGGTGTCAAGGTCCCCTTGAGCAAGGTCAAGCTCCTGCCCCCGGTCATCGGTCACAAGATCGTGGCCTTCGGGCGCAACTACGCGGACCACGCGAAGGAGCTGGGCAACGAGGTCCCCGAGGCGCCGTTCGCCTTCTTCAAGCCGGCCACCTCGATGATCGCCTCCGGCGCCGAGATCCAGTACCCGCCGTTCTCCGAAGAGGTCCACTACGAGGCCGAACTGGCCGTCGTCATCGGCCGCATGTGCCGTGAGGTCCCGCGCGAGCGCGTCAAGGACGTGATCTTCGGCTACACCTGCGCCAACGACGTCACCGCCCGCGATGTGCAGAAGCGCGAGAAGCAGTGGGCCCGGGCCAAGGGCTTCGACACCTCCTGCCCGCTCGGCCCCTGGGTGGAGACGGACCTGGACCTGGAGCGCGCGAACGACCTGACCATCCAGTGCACGGTCAACGGCCAGCAGCGGCAACTGAGCCGCACCAGCGAGATGATCCACCCCATCGAGGACCTGGTCGTCAACATCTCCGAGGCCATGACCCTGCTCCCCGGCGACGTCATCCTCACCGGCACCCCCGCGGGGGTCGGCCCCCTGAACGTCGGCGACGAGGTCGCCGTCACCATCGAAGGCATCGGCACTCTCACCAACAAGGTTGTCAAGCGTGGCTAG
- a CDS encoding nitrate- and nitrite sensing domain-containing protein produces MQGRFKRDGSASAEPESHNGTGPMKGSPSPQHAQNPGPAASGDGGPRSGRPGVSSPTASTGSGTTGAAPAPTVKPPKGPSGPGSRMALRNWRISTRLVSLLALPVVAATSLGALRIDQNITDIQQLDNMKLLTDMTKQATELAAALQEERDQSAGPLAHGLSANDYTVKGYEDKTDRARENFLNSSEQIDSASKDGNLQGVRDALVGLANQLDDLAKIRKTAYKANGNSTQTIESYHRLITQLISLSQDMAEASSNPEMISRTRALAAFSTAKEYASVQRATIAAALPSTNTTKGDLSENDRLYGQSAYQSENSEIAIFRKIYASNNAEELLKPIDEGNPTIESADTYAKRVFDSRDGIQTLNARSYKDWVDDSSTKIEQMKKIEHTLLEDMEQKARELKSATQRDAIISGALILLVLGVSLVGAFVVARSMIRSLRRLQETATKVAQDRLPELVKQLSESDPQDVDTSVESVGVHSRDEIGQVAAAFDDVHREAVRLAAEQALLRGNVNAMFTNLSRRSQGLIQRQLSLISELESREADPDQLSSLFKLDHLATRMRRNGENLLVLAGEEPGRRWTRPVPLVDVLRAAASEVEQYERIELASVPTTEVAGRVVNDLVHLLAELLENATSFSSPQTKVKVTGHALPDGRVLIEIHDTGIGLSPEDLAAINERLASPPTVDVSVSRRMGLFVVGRLSQRHGIRIQLRPSDSGGTTALVMLPVDVAQGGKKPGPGKPGAPGGTGGPAAAQAAAGAAAARRQTGGGNGGALGGAPAGGGLLGAGPAPRGQVGAGQGPRAALPGAGQGGRPGAPGSARGPQGGPGALGGLGGPQPGRPVPAGPGAGGFGGQAPGAPQDLQAANPGGPQQDAFGGRGPQRPGAGSGQGRRPQLPPREGPRAELPGADQPRTPDWGDTQAPLSRASLDTPRGHDEQDPAHTARMPRVDDRQGPGSTAEIPRIDDQGPSATGQFPRPEANGLGGPTTTGQFSHQDNPQQTGQFERPRFDASGGDPQDSGQFVRSDVFGTPAPRPDDLPQNPGPNTGQNTGQFAAPQGFDGGYDGSSTGQHALPGRQDPARTGQFERPQPAGGDGFGAPRPQAPQQRPQAPQQRPVQREPEALPPATGPVDGRTPLYDTLETNWFHGGSQEGAPAPAQPQQPQAPAPAAPQRGPGGNQNGLGGNQNGLGGNQSGGNTNANGNGPATGSWRTSPNDELVRQAERVRQPAAGGVTTSGLPRRVPRANLVPGTAQQQQHQAGPQVSRAPDDVRGRLTNLRRGIAQGRQAGSGQTGSYPSPTHQQER; encoded by the coding sequence GTGCAGGGACGTTTCAAGAGGGATGGCAGCGCTTCGGCGGAGCCGGAGTCGCACAACGGGACTGGCCCCATGAAGGGCAGCCCCTCGCCCCAGCACGCCCAGAACCCGGGCCCGGCCGCGTCCGGTGACGGCGGTCCGCGCAGCGGACGCCCCGGCGTGTCGTCCCCGACCGCCTCCACCGGGTCGGGCACCACCGGCGCCGCCCCCGCGCCGACCGTGAAGCCCCCGAAGGGCCCCTCCGGCCCCGGTTCGCGGATGGCCCTGCGCAACTGGCGCATCTCCACGCGCCTGGTGTCGCTGCTCGCGCTGCCCGTGGTCGCGGCGACCTCGCTGGGCGCGCTGCGCATCGACCAGAACATCACGGACATCCAGCAGCTCGACAACATGAAGCTGCTGACGGACATGACCAAGCAGGCCACCGAGCTGGCCGCCGCGCTCCAGGAGGAGCGCGACCAGTCAGCCGGTCCCCTGGCGCACGGCCTGAGCGCGAACGACTACACGGTCAAGGGCTACGAGGACAAGACCGACCGGGCCCGCGAGAACTTCCTCAACTCCTCCGAGCAGATCGACTCGGCCAGCAAGGACGGCAACCTCCAGGGCGTCCGCGACGCGCTGGTCGGTCTCGCCAACCAGCTGGACGACCTGGCCAAGATCCGCAAGACGGCGTACAAGGCGAACGGCAACTCGACCCAGACGATCGAGTCCTACCACCGGCTGATCACCCAGCTGATCAGCCTGTCCCAGGACATGGCCGAGGCGTCCAGCAACCCGGAGATGATCTCCCGCACCCGCGCCCTGGCGGCCTTCTCCACCGCCAAGGAGTACGCCTCCGTACAGCGCGCCACGATCGCCGCCGCCCTTCCCTCGACCAACACCACCAAGGGCGACCTCTCCGAGAACGACCGCCTGTACGGCCAGTCGGCGTACCAGAGCGAGAACTCGGAAATCGCGATCTTCCGGAAGATCTACGCCAGCAACAACGCCGAGGAACTCCTCAAGCCGATCGACGAGGGCAACCCGACGATCGAGTCCGCGGACACCTACGCCAAGCGCGTCTTCGACTCCCGCGACGGCATCCAGACCCTGAACGCCCGCTCGTACAAGGACTGGGTGGACGACAGCTCGACCAAGATCGAGCAGATGAAGAAGATCGAGCACACACTGCTCGAGGACATGGAGCAGAAGGCCCGCGAGCTGAAGAGCGCCACCCAGCGTGACGCCATCATCTCCGGTGCGCTGATCCTGCTCGTGCTCGGCGTGTCGCTGGTCGGCGCGTTCGTCGTGGCCCGGTCCATGATCCGCTCGCTGCGCCGGCTGCAGGAGACCGCGACCAAGGTCGCCCAGGACCGCCTGCCCGAGCTGGTCAAGCAGCTGTCGGAGTCCGACCCGCAGGATGTCGACACCTCCGTGGAGTCGGTCGGTGTGCACTCCCGGGACGAGATCGGCCAGGTGGCCGCGGCCTTCGACGACGTGCACCGCGAGGCGGTCCGGCTCGCCGCCGAGCAGGCCCTGCTGCGGGGCAACGTCAACGCGATGTTCACCAACCTCTCGCGCCGCTCCCAGGGCCTCATCCAGCGCCAGCTGTCGCTCATCTCCGAACTGGAGTCCCGCGAGGCCGACCCGGACCAGCTGTCCTCGCTGTTCAAGCTCGACCACCTCGCCACGCGTATGCGCCGTAACGGCGAAAACCTCCTCGTCCTCGCCGGTGAGGAGCCGGGCCGACGCTGGACCCGCCCGGTCCCGCTGGTCGACGTGCTCCGTGCCGCCGCGTCCGAGGTGGAGCAGTACGAGCGCATCGAGCTGGCCTCCGTGCCCACCACCGAGGTCGCCGGCCGCGTGGTCAACGACCTCGTGCACCTGCTCGCCGAGCTGCTGGAGAACGCGACCTCGTTCTCCTCGCCGCAGACCAAGGTCAAGGTCACCGGTCACGCGCTGCCCGACGGCCGCGTGCTGATCGAGATCCACGACACCGGTATCGGCCTCTCCCCCGAGGACCTCGCGGCGATCAACGAGCGGCTCGCCTCGCCGCCCACCGTGGACGTCTCCGTCTCCCGCCGCATGGGCCTCTTCGTGGTCGGTCGGCTCTCCCAGCGGCACGGCATCCGCATCCAGCTGCGCCCGTCCGACTCCGGTGGTACGACCGCGCTGGTCATGCTGCCCGTGGACGTGGCCCAGGGCGGCAAGAAGCCCGGTCCGGGCAAGCCGGGCGCGCCCGGTGGCACCGGTGGCCCCGCCGCCGCGCAGGCCGCCGCCGGTGCGGCCGCGGCCCGCAGGCAGACCGGTGGCGGCAACGGCGGTGCCCTCGGCGGCGCGCCGGCCGGTGGCGGTCTGCTCGGTGCCGGTCCCGCTCCGCGCGGCCAGGTCGGCGCCGGCCAGGGTCCCCGCGCCGCGCTGCCCGGTGCGGGCCAGGGCGGCCGTCCCGGTGCGCCGGGCAGTGCGCGTGGTCCCCAGGGCGGTCCCGGTGCGCTCGGTGGCCTGGGCGGTCCGCAGCCGGGCCGGCCGGTGCCCGCGGGTCCCGGTGCGGGCGGTTTCGGCGGTCAGGCACCCGGCGCCCCGCAGGACCTGCAGGCCGCGAACCCGGGCGGCCCGCAGCAGGACGCCTTCGGCGGCCGTGGCCCGCAGCGGCCCGGCGCCGGCTCCGGCCAGGGCCGCCGGCCCCAGCTGCCGCCGCGCGAAGGCCCGCGGGCCGAGCTGCCCGGCGCCGACCAGCCGCGCACCCCGGACTGGGGCGACACCCAGGCCCCGCTGTCGCGTGCCTCGCTGGACACCCCGCGCGGCCACGACGAGCAGGACCCGGCGCACACCGCGCGCATGCCGCGCGTCGACGACCGGCAGGGTCCGGGCTCGACGGCGGAGATACCCAGGATCGACGACCAGGGTCCGTCCGCCACCGGCCAGTTCCCGCGCCCCGAGGCGAACGGCCTGGGCGGTCCCACGACCACGGGCCAGTTCTCCCACCAGGACAACCCGCAGCAGACGGGCCAGTTCGAGCGCCCCCGGTTCGACGCTTCCGGCGGCGACCCGCAGGACTCCGGTCAGTTCGTCCGCTCCGACGTCTTCGGCACGCCGGCCCCGCGGCCGGACGACCTCCCGCAGAACCCGGGCCCCAACACCGGCCAGAACACTGGTCAGTTCGCGGCGCCGCAGGGCTTCGACGGCGGCTACGACGGCAGCTCCACCGGGCAGCACGCCCTGCCCGGACGCCAGGACCCGGCCCGCACCGGCCAGTTCGAGCGCCCGCAGCCGGCCGGCGGGGACGGCTTCGGCGCCCCGCGTCCGCAGGCTCCGCAGCAGCGCCCGCAAGCCCCGCAGCAGCGTCCGGTGCAGCGTGAGCCGGAGGCCCTGCCGCCGGCCACCGGCCCGGTCGACGGCCGTACCCCGCTGTACGACACGCTGGAGACCAACTGGTTCCACGGCGGTTCGCAGGAGGGCGCGCCCGCACCGGCGCAGCCTCAGCAGCCGCAGGCACCCGCCCCGGCGGCCCCGCAGCGCGGCCCCGGCGGCAACCAGAACGGCCTCGGCGGCAACCAGAACGGCCTCGGCGGCAACCAGAGCGGTGGCAACACCAACGCGAACGGCAACGGCCCGGCCACGGGCTCCTGGCGCACCTCGCCCAACGACGAGCTGGTCCGCCAGGCCGAGCGCGTGCGGCAGCCCGCCGCGGGCGGTGTCACCACCTCCGGCCTGCCGCGCCGGGTGCCCCGGGCGAACCTCGTCCCGGGCACGGCGCAGCAGCAACAGCACCAAGCCGGTCCGCAGGTCTCGCGTGCGCCCGATGACGTACGCGGACGGCTGACCAATCTCCGTCGGGGTATCGCTCAGGGCCGGCAGGCCGGCAGCGGCCAGACCGGCAGCTACCCGAGCCCCACTCACCAGCAGGAGCGTTAG
- a CDS encoding roadblock/LC7 domain-containing protein yields the protein MSQAAQNLNWLITNFVDNTPGVSHTVVVSADGLLLAMSEGFPRDRADQLAAVASGLTSLTAGASRIFEGGTVAQTVVEMERGFLFLMSVSDGSSLAVLAHPECDIGLVGYEMALLVDRAGAVLTPDLRAELQGSLLH from the coding sequence ATGAGCCAGGCGGCACAGAACCTGAACTGGTTGATCACCAACTTCGTGGACAACACCCCCGGGGTGTCCCACACCGTGGTGGTCTCCGCCGACGGCCTTCTGCTGGCGATGTCCGAAGGCTTCCCGCGGGATCGCGCCGACCAGCTGGCGGCCGTCGCGTCCGGGCTGACCTCGCTCACGGCCGGGGCCTCCCGGATCTTCGAGGGCGGCACCGTGGCGCAGACGGTCGTCGAGATGGAGCGCGGGTTTCTCTTCCTGATGTCCGTCTCGGACGGATCGTCCCTCGCCGTCCTTGCCCACCCCGAGTGCGACATCGGTCTCGTCGGCTACGAGATGGCGCTGCTCGTCGACCGCGCGGGGGCGGTACTCACCCCGGACCTGCGCGCCGAACTCCAAGGCAGTCTGCTGCACTGA
- a CDS encoding DUF742 domain-containing protein: MTPPTAHHDPYADPYGDEGDQPLVRPYAMTGGRTRPRYQLAIEALISTTADPAALMGLLPEHQRICHLCREVKSVAEVSALLAMPLGVARILVADLAEAGLVAIHQPGGDENNGGAPDVTLLERVLSGLRKL, encoded by the coding sequence ATGACCCCGCCCACCGCCCATCACGATCCGTACGCGGACCCGTACGGGGACGAGGGCGACCAGCCGCTGGTCCGTCCGTACGCGATGACCGGCGGCCGGACCCGGCCGCGCTACCAGCTCGCGATCGAGGCGCTGATCAGCACCACGGCCGACCCGGCAGCGCTCATGGGCCTACTCCCGGAGCACCAGCGCATCTGCCATCTGTGCCGCGAGGTCAAGTCGGTCGCGGAGGTCTCCGCGCTGCTGGCCATGCCGCTCGGAGTGGCCCGGATCCTGGTCGCCGACCTCGCCGAGGCCGGCCTGGTCGCCATCCACCAGCCGGGTGGCGACGAGAACAACGGCGGCGCTCCCGATGTGACGCTGCTCGAAAGGGTGCTCAGTGGACTTCGCAAGCTCTGA
- a CDS encoding ATP/GTP-binding protein, translating into MDFASSDAGRATTSAKIVVAGGFGVGKTTFVGAVSEINPLRTEAVMTSASAGIDDLTHTGDKTTTTVAMDFGRITLDQDLILYLFGTPGQDRFWFMWDDLVRGAIGAVVLVDTRRLADCFPAVDYFENSGLPFVIALNGFDGQQPYAPDEVREALQIGPDTPIITTDARHRADAKSALITLVEHALMARLK; encoded by the coding sequence GTGGACTTCGCAAGCTCTGACGCGGGCCGGGCCACCACCTCCGCGAAGATCGTGGTGGCGGGCGGCTTCGGCGTGGGCAAGACCACGTTCGTCGGCGCCGTCTCGGAGATCAACCCGCTGCGCACCGAGGCCGTCATGACGTCCGCCAGCGCGGGCATCGACGACCTCACCCACACCGGGGACAAGACGACCACCACCGTCGCCATGGACTTCGGCCGCATCACCCTGGACCAGGACCTGATCCTGTACCTGTTCGGCACCCCCGGCCAGGACCGCTTCTGGTTCATGTGGGACGACCTGGTACGCGGCGCCATCGGCGCCGTGGTCCTGGTCGACACCCGGCGTCTCGCCGACTGCTTCCCGGCCGTCGACTACTTCGAGAACAGCGGCCTCCCCTTCGTCATCGCCCTCAACGGCTTCGACGGCCAGCAGCCCTACGCCCCCGACGAGGTGCGGGAAGCGCTGCAGATCGGGCCGGACACCCCGATCATCACGACCGACGCCCGGCACCGGGCCGACGCCAAGAGCGCACTGATCACGCTGGTGGAGCACGCCCTGATGGCCCGCCTCAAGTAG
- a CDS encoding nitrate- and nitrite sensing domain-containing protein, whose amino-acid sequence MRRSKNGPEPSARGNFTPPPRAAAPTPVSGGEPAATPASSGGRFSPRNWRVPTRLNAILLIPVAVGLVMGGFQVKNSIDTWQQARDAENTARLVRAALTYADALENERDVTAAPLLLNKSDSTSKATVAQARKATDAAADGFDQAAQNMPQKSGLVRRLKLFRQAEPQLAQLRQAAYTSKMTGVTTEEGYVGVAHPLMEFANELGLGTGNITSYGRTVYAISLTKAALSLERSIGTHLLVKPGPDAGNLATQRVSLSSYAYLERIAVEEYKGGGTEADAQRLAEEQTQIESQGAAMAAAQKQKDPTYVPPPADPSKMVAALATMKDTSLLTRQELGAKGITADNWFAVNTLKYKAYRQIESDMADKAVNEASSIADDAKNSAFITGAVVVVALLLAFILAGAVARQMSRSMRQLRNAAFGIAEQRLPMLVDQLSRTDPGRVDTRVAPIPIHTKDEIGEVARAFDQVHREAVRLASEQALLRGNINAIFTNLSRRNQSLIEGQLTLITDLENNEADPDQLENLFKLDHLATRMRRNGENLLVLAGEEPGRRWDQPVPLVDVLRAASSEVEQYERIELSGVPEAEIHGRAVTDLVHLLAELLENATTFSSPQTKVRVTATRLPDGRVMIEIHDKGIGLTAEDFADINHKLANPPTVDAAISQRMGLFVVGRLSDRHGIRVQLRPSGEQAGTTSLVMLPDAITHGGGGEMPLDREEFTVSQIIPEQQFQGENFNQAQPLRTAAELGFDDSRYTEVPDDLRDLDPVGRSLMREERRAALEAQTHGQQPDLPQRDAAEGPAYADPLFDGRPAYQEQPRQAFQEQAYEEPQPAYEEPQAAAYEEPQRTSYEKPYEDQFFTPNGGHPQNDGFPAPGGGGYPDPAYTEPAQTHSYQDDWPQQDAYQNGYPAQYAPETESSQAADASERNRVGFDRPGPASPASHALTDAGLPRRGSVASGSNGSSAAGGAARGQQEAPQSAPEPNGDSGWRSANDARWQQASQLRKPKAGGVTASGLPRRVPKANLVEGAAESTPQGGPQVSRAPEDVRGRLSNLRRGVQRGRSAGSETNGQGFGPDSTYNQER is encoded by the coding sequence GTGAGGCGAAGCAAGAACGGTCCCGAGCCGTCGGCACGGGGCAACTTCACCCCGCCGCCGCGCGCTGCGGCGCCCACCCCTGTCTCCGGCGGGGAGCCGGCGGCCACGCCCGCATCGAGCGGCGGCCGCTTCTCGCCCCGCAACTGGCGCGTGCCGACCAGACTGAACGCGATCCTGCTGATACCCGTGGCGGTCGGCCTCGTCATGGGCGGCTTCCAGGTGAAGAACTCGATCGACACCTGGCAGCAGGCACGCGACGCCGAGAACACCGCCCGCCTGGTACGTGCCGCCCTCACCTACGCCGACGCCCTCGAGAACGAGCGTGACGTCACCGCCGCTCCCCTGCTGCTGAACAAGTCCGACAGCACGAGCAAGGCGACCGTCGCCCAGGCCCGCAAGGCCACGGACGCGGCCGCCGACGGCTTCGACCAGGCCGCGCAGAACATGCCGCAGAAGTCGGGCCTGGTGCGCCGGCTGAAGCTGTTCCGCCAGGCCGAGCCCCAGCTGGCCCAGCTCCGCCAGGCCGCGTACACCTCCAAGATGACCGGCGTGACGACCGAAGAGGGATACGTCGGCGTCGCACACCCCCTGATGGAGTTCGCCAACGAGCTCGGTCTGGGCACCGGCAACATCACCTCCTACGGCCGTACCGTCTACGCGATCTCGCTGACCAAGGCGGCGCTGTCGCTGGAGCGGTCCATCGGCACGCATCTGCTGGTCAAGCCCGGTCCGGACGCCGGGAACCTGGCGACGCAGCGGGTGTCGCTGTCCTCGTACGCCTATCTGGAGCGCATCGCCGTCGAGGAGTACAAGGGCGGTGGCACCGAGGCCGACGCGCAGCGGCTGGCCGAGGAGCAGACGCAGATCGAGTCGCAGGGCGCCGCGATGGCCGCGGCGCAGAAGCAGAAGGACCCGACCTACGTCCCGCCGCCCGCCGACCCGTCCAAGATGGTCGCGGCCCTCGCCACCATGAAGGACACCAGCCTCCTCACCCGGCAGGAGCTGGGCGCCAAGGGCATCACCGCCGACAACTGGTTCGCGGTCAACACGCTGAAGTACAAGGCCTACCGCCAGATCGAGTCGGACATGGCCGACAAGGCCGTGAACGAGGCCTCGTCGATCGCCGACGACGCCAAGAATTCCGCGTTCATCACCGGTGCCGTCGTCGTGGTCGCCCTGCTGCTCGCCTTCATCCTGGCCGGTGCCGTGGCCCGCCAGATGAGCCGCTCGATGCGCCAGCTGCGCAACGCGGCCTTCGGCATAGCCGAGCAGCGGCTGCCGATGCTGGTCGACCAGCTCTCCCGTACCGACCCCGGCCGGGTCGACACCCGGGTCGCCCCGATCCCGATCCACACCAAGGACGAGATCGGCGAGGTCGCCCGCGCCTTCGACCAGGTCCACCGCGAGGCGGTGCGGCTCGCCTCCGAGCAGGCACTGCTGCGGGGCAACATCAACGCGATCTTCACCAACCTGTCGCGCCGCAACCAGTCGCTGATCGAGGGCCAGCTGACCCTGATCACCGACCTGGAGAACAACGAGGCCGACCCGGACCAGCTGGAGAACCTCTTCAAGCTGGACCACCTCGCGACCCGTATGCGCCGCAACGGCGAGAACCTCCTGGTCCTCGCCGGCGAGGAGCCGGGCCGCCGCTGGGACCAGCCGGTCCCGCTGGTCGACGTGCTGCGCGCCGCCTCCTCCGAGGTGGAGCAGTACGAGCGCATCGAGCTGTCCGGCGTCCCGGAGGCCGAGATCCACGGCCGCGCGGTCACCGACCTCGTGCACCTGCTGGCCGAGCTGCTGGAGAACGCGACGACGTTCTCCTCCCCGCAGACGAAGGTCCGCGTCACCGCGACCCGTCTCCCCGACGGCCGCGTGATGATCGAGATCCACGACAAGGGCATCGGCCTGACCGCCGAGGACTTCGCGGACATCAACCACAAGCTGGCCAACCCGCCGACCGTGGACGCCGCGATCTCCCAGCGCATGGGCCTGTTCGTGGTCGGCCGGCTGTCCGACCGGCACGGCATCCGCGTCCAGCTGCGCCCCTCGGGCGAGCAGGCCGGTACCACCTCGCTGGTCATGCTGCCGGACGCGATCACGCACGGCGGTGGCGGCGAAATGCCGCTGGACCGCGAGGAGTTCACCGTCTCGCAGATCATCCCGGAGCAGCAGTTCCAGGGTGAGAACTTCAACCAGGCGCAGCCCCTGCGCACCGCCGCCGAGCTGGGCTTCGACGACAGCCGCTACACCGAGGTCCCCGACGACCTCCGCGATCTGGACCCCGTCGGCCGCTCCCTGATGCGCGAGGAGCGCCGGGCGGCCCTGGAGGCCCAGACGCACGGCCAGCAGCCCGATCTGCCGCAGCGGGATGCCGCCGAGGGCCCCGCGTACGCCGACCCGCTGTTCGACGGGCGGCCTGCGTACCAGGAGCAGCCGCGGCAGGCCTTCCAGGAGCAGGCGTACGAGGAGCCGCAGCCCGCGTACGAGGAGCCGCAGGCCGCCGCGTACGAGGAGCCACAGCGGACTTCGTACGAGAAGCCGTACGAGGACCAGTTCTTCACGCCGAACGGCGGCCATCCGCAGAACGACGGCTTCCCGGCCCCGGGCGGCGGCGGTTACCCCGACCCGGCGTACACGGAGCCGGCCCAGACGCACTCCTACCAGGACGACTGGCCGCAGCAGGACGCCTACCAGAACGGCTATCCGGCCCAGTACGCTCCGGAAACGGAGTCTTCACAGGCCGCTGACGCGAGTGAGCGGAACCGCGTAGGCTTCGACCGTCCGGGACCGGCCTCTCCCGCCTCCCACGCGCTGACCGACGCCGGGCTGCCCCGCCGCGGGTCCGTCGCGAGCGGTTCCAACGGCTCGTCCGCCGCGGGTGGCGCGGCGCGCGGGCAGCAGGAGGCGCCGCAGTCCGCTCCGGAGCCGAACGGCGACAGCGGCTGGCGCTCGGCGAACGACGCGCGGTGGCAGCAGGCGTCGCAGCTCCGGAAGCCGAAGGCGGGCGGGGTCACCGCCTCCGGTCTGCCGCGGCGGGTGCCCAAGGCCAACCTGGTCGAAGGCGCCGCCGAAAGCACCCCTCAGGGAGGCCCCCAGGTCTCCCGCGCCCCGGAGGACGTCCGGGGCAGGCTGAGCAACCTGCGTCGGGGCGTCCAGCGCGGACGCAGCGCAGGCAGTGAAACGAACGGCCAGGGCTTCGGTCCTGACAGCACCTACAACCAGGAGCGTTAG